A stretch of the uncultured Trichococcus sp. genome encodes the following:
- the rnc gene encoding ribonuclease III, with protein sequence MEKIVKQIATDFSIVFRNEKLLHEAFTHSSYVNEHRHLALQDNERLEFLGDAVLEVIISDYLFHTYDTWHEGKMTRLRAQIVCEPSLSAFAKDCHFDSYIRLGKGEENMGGRQRPALLCDVFEAFIGAVYLDQGIEAARKFINQVMITKLNEDAFSHVMDHKTSLQEELQKNGDVDIQYILLNEDGPAHAKQFDVEVRAFGKVMGQGQGPSKKAAEQKAAQNALESLKK encoded by the coding sequence TTGGAAAAAATAGTCAAACAAATAGCAACTGACTTCTCGATTGTTTTCAGGAACGAGAAACTTTTGCATGAAGCATTTACCCATTCATCTTATGTGAATGAGCATCGTCATCTGGCATTGCAGGACAATGAGCGATTGGAATTTTTGGGCGACGCGGTCTTGGAAGTCATCATCTCCGATTATTTGTTTCATACCTACGATACGTGGCATGAAGGCAAAATGACCCGTCTGCGTGCGCAGATCGTCTGCGAACCAAGCCTGTCCGCTTTCGCGAAGGACTGTCATTTCGACTCTTACATCCGTCTGGGTAAAGGGGAAGAGAATATGGGCGGAAGGCAACGTCCGGCTTTGCTGTGTGATGTATTCGAAGCGTTCATCGGAGCCGTTTACCTTGACCAAGGTATCGAAGCCGCCAGGAAGTTCATTAACCAAGTCATGATCACGAAGTTAAACGAGGATGCTTTTTCACATGTGATGGATCATAAGACCAGCCTCCAGGAAGAACTGCAAAAAAATGGGGACGTGGATATCCAATATATCCTACTGAACGAAGACGGGCCTGCGCATGCGAAGCAATTCGATGTGGAAGTGCGGGCATTCGGAAAAGTGATGGGGCAAGGGCAAGGCCCAAGCAAAAAGGCCGCCGAACAGAAAGCGGCACAGAACGCTTTGGAATCTCTAAAAAAATGA
- a CDS encoding oligopeptide ABC transporter substrate-binding protein: MLTKMIGTFVFAALLAGCGNKEVLLETDGNFSVSSAAIQEFDTVMNSDAPAIAGGMLKYALVAESSFQGIFSPVFSGDSHDEELLAFSHESIFSYDEKFQLTQAGMATFVLNENLKTVSITLRDNLKWSDGAALTVDDLLYAYEVIGHPDYPGSLYGEVFENVVGMDEYHEGTADTIAGIEVLDDTHLIIAFKELNSSILQAGGALWSQPLPRHQLASIPVSEMAHSSQLREQPVGAGPFRVQAIIPGESVLFEANEYYWKGKPKLDNILVEVVGSATIVAEMEAGNYDVAVMPTSSYKTYKDFDNITLLGRKELATTYIGFQLGSRDVESGANKPNLSSKMADAALRQAMAYALDNEFVAAVIFDGLRQPASGMIPPVFEGFSDDEAVGFGYDPVKAASLLDDAGYLDSDGDGFRETPDGNPLEINFAAVAGGDAAETVVAYYIQQWEEIGLHVSLATGRLIEYQRFHAMIASDDPAIDAYQATWVTGMDPNPTEMFSRTGTLNYTRWISGKNDDLLRQINAADSLDEDARMQIYQEWQALLLEEAPVIPTLWRTQIFAVNNRVKNFNIRYGAARGWETIELTSEEPVR, encoded by the coding sequence ATGCTGACTAAAATGATTGGTACGTTCGTGTTTGCTGCGCTGTTGGCCGGTTGCGGAAACAAAGAAGTCCTATTGGAAACGGACGGGAACTTTTCCGTTTCATCCGCTGCCATACAGGAGTTCGACACTGTCATGAACAGTGATGCCCCTGCCATCGCCGGTGGAATGTTGAAATATGCGTTGGTTGCCGAATCTTCCTTCCAGGGTATCTTCAGCCCGGTTTTTTCAGGAGATTCGCATGACGAGGAGCTCCTGGCTTTTTCGCATGAATCCATTTTTTCGTATGATGAGAAGTTTCAGCTTACGCAAGCTGGCATGGCCACGTTTGTTCTGAATGAAAATCTAAAAACAGTATCGATCACTTTAAGGGATAACCTGAAATGGTCGGACGGAGCGGCACTTACGGTAGACGATCTCCTTTATGCCTATGAAGTGATCGGGCATCCAGACTATCCCGGATCCCTTTATGGGGAGGTTTTTGAAAATGTCGTGGGCATGGATGAATACCATGAAGGTACTGCCGATACGATTGCCGGCATCGAAGTTTTGGATGATACCCACCTCATCATTGCCTTCAAAGAATTGAATTCGTCCATTTTGCAGGCGGGAGGGGCCTTGTGGAGCCAACCGTTGCCAAGGCATCAACTGGCAAGTATCCCTGTATCGGAAATGGCGCATTCATCCCAACTGCGTGAACAACCTGTCGGAGCGGGTCCGTTCCGGGTCCAAGCAATCATTCCGGGTGAGTCGGTCCTTTTTGAAGCCAATGAATACTACTGGAAAGGGAAACCAAAGTTGGACAACATCCTTGTGGAAGTGGTCGGATCGGCAACGATCGTAGCCGAAATGGAAGCGGGAAATTACGATGTCGCTGTGATGCCGACAAGTTCTTACAAAACCTATAAAGATTTCGATAACATAACCTTGTTGGGCAGAAAAGAATTGGCGACAACTTATATCGGGTTCCAATTAGGGTCCCGAGACGTAGAATCAGGCGCCAATAAACCGAATTTGAGTTCGAAAATGGCGGACGCGGCATTACGGCAAGCGATGGCATATGCGCTCGACAACGAATTTGTCGCTGCGGTCATTTTCGATGGGCTGCGGCAACCGGCGAGCGGCATGATCCCACCAGTGTTCGAGGGCTTCAGTGACGATGAGGCGGTTGGCTTCGGGTACGATCCCGTGAAGGCGGCAAGCCTGCTGGATGATGCCGGCTATCTGGACAGTGACGGCGATGGTTTTCGGGAAACGCCGGACGGAAATCCGCTCGAAATCAACTTTGCAGCCGTTGCAGGGGGAGATGCGGCTGAGACGGTCGTTGCGTATTATATCCAGCAATGGGAAGAAATCGGTTTGCATGTCTCGCTCGCCACAGGAAGGTTGATTGAATATCAACGGTTCCATGCCATGATTGCATCAGACGATCCGGCTATTGATGCCTATCAGGCAACTTGGGTCACAGGAATGGACCCCAATCCGACCGAAATGTTCAGTCGCACCGGTACGCTCAACTATACCCGTTGGATCAGCGGAAAGAACGATGATTTGTTGCGTCAAATCAATGCTGCAGATTCTTTGGATGAAGATGCTCGGATGCAGATCTATCAAGAATGGCAAGCATTGCTGTTGGAGGAAGCTCCTGTCATCCCGACGCTCTGGCGCACGCAGATTTTTGCCGTCAATAACCGCGTGAAAAACTTCAATATCCGCTATGGTGCAGCCAGAGGATGGGAAACCATCGAACTGACATCGGAAGAACCCGTCCGGTAA
- a CDS encoding ABC transporter permease: MWNRILRRFFFIIPQLLAFSLLVFALAQWMPGDPLTGLIVPGMDQSSLDVIRVDAILDSPWYIRYLQWITNMLRGDFGLSYTYRMPVEVLVGARLGNTLWLAMASLLLSYLIVVPLGIYAGRFNGSLGDKVIRFLNSVSLALPMFIVALVLVWLFGFQLELFPTRGMPFLPETQSIFASLWNRLRHLALPALAFALSASASNIQRLRSGIIEAKQEDYVLTARSKGVPESMVYRRHIFRNASMPVTALFGYDITGFIGSSIFIEYLFSYPGIGRLFISSLESRDFSVMVALLLIYGLAALIGTLVSDVILTIADPRIRMR; encoded by the coding sequence ATGTGGAACAGAATTCTGAGGCGTTTTTTCTTTATCATTCCGCAACTGTTGGCGTTCAGTTTGTTGGTGTTTGCGTTGGCGCAATGGATGCCAGGAGATCCGCTGACCGGGCTGATTGTTCCGGGAATGGATCAGAGCAGCCTTGACGTGATCCGAGTTGATGCAATCCTGGATAGTCCTTGGTACATTCGGTATCTGCAGTGGATCACAAATATGCTCAGGGGGGATTTCGGCCTCAGTTATACTTACCGGATGCCTGTTGAAGTTCTGGTTGGTGCAAGGCTTGGCAACACACTCTGGTTAGCGATGGCCTCCCTTTTGTTGTCTTACTTGATTGTAGTTCCGCTTGGCATTTATGCCGGGCGTTTTAACGGTTCTTTGGGGGATAAAGTCATTCGATTTTTGAACAGCGTCAGTTTAGCCTTGCCGATGTTTATTGTTGCCTTGGTGTTGGTTTGGCTTTTTGGCTTTCAACTGGAATTGTTTCCGACGCGGGGGATGCCCTTCTTGCCGGAAACGCAAAGCATATTTGCTTCCCTTTGGAACAGGCTCCGCCACTTAGCGTTGCCGGCGCTGGCTTTTGCCCTCTCGGCATCAGCTAGTAACATTCAACGGTTAAGGTCGGGCATCATCGAGGCCAAGCAAGAAGATTATGTACTGACGGCGCGCTCAAAAGGCGTTCCTGAGAGCATGGTTTATCGGAGGCACATTTTCAGGAACGCGAGTATGCCGGTAACTGCTCTGTTCGGCTATGATATCACCGGTTTCATAGGGAGCAGTATTTTTATCGAATACCTCTTCTCCTACCCGGGGATCGGCCGACTGTTCATCAGTTCTTTAGAATCACGCGATTTCAGCGTCATGGTTGCCTTGTTGCTGATTTATGGGCTGGCCGCTTTAATCGGCACGTTAGTATCTGATGTCATTTTGACGATTGCGGATCCGCGCATCAGGATGAGATAG
- a CDS encoding ABC transporter permease, whose protein sequence is MEELKTEIVSVTASENRLSHEVNEETKNVVDFRGMLEEFRKDKLAVIALGTLVLILVLVFAGSLFFDASQVMRVDLLNRYASPGNGHLLGTDEAGRDVLGQLLLGARTSLLAGTAVTVLTGFIGIGLGLLSGYYGGFLDGLLMRSIDFIMVLPASVLVLVLMAIVSEYNFITFVLLMSAFSWAGKSKVFRNRTRSEASRDYVRASKTAGTNDLLIMFREILPNFSSLVIINTTMSLARNIGMETGLSFLGFGLPPTVPSVGNLLRYAISPTVFENYAWVWLPASTLIFALLLCIIYVGQALRRAADAKQMQG, encoded by the coding sequence ATGGAAGAACTGAAGACGGAGATAGTCTCCGTTACGGCAAGCGAGAACCGGTTGAGCCACGAAGTGAATGAGGAAACAAAAAATGTTGTCGATTTCCGCGGCATGCTTGAAGAATTCCGAAAAGACAAGTTGGCGGTCATTGCTTTGGGTACGCTCGTTCTGATCTTGGTGCTGGTCTTTGCTGGATCCCTTTTTTTTGATGCAAGCCAAGTCATGCGGGTGGATCTGTTGAACAGGTACGCTTCGCCGGGAAATGGGCATCTATTGGGGACGGATGAAGCGGGACGGGATGTGCTGGGACAGTTGTTGCTGGGAGCGCGCACCTCGCTGCTGGCGGGTACCGCCGTGACAGTCCTGACTGGATTCATCGGAATCGGATTGGGGCTGCTTTCCGGCTATTACGGTGGTTTCCTGGATGGCCTGCTTATGCGCTCCATTGATTTCATCATGGTGCTCCCGGCAAGTGTTTTGGTTCTCGTACTGATGGCCATCGTATCCGAATACAATTTTATTACGTTCGTTTTGCTGATGAGTGCCTTCAGTTGGGCAGGAAAATCAAAGGTTTTTCGAAACCGGACGCGTTCGGAAGCCAGCCGTGACTATGTGCGGGCTTCCAAAACAGCAGGGACAAACGACTTGCTGATCATGTTCCGTGAAATATTGCCTAATTTCAGTTCACTGGTCATCATCAATACGACTATGTCGTTGGCAAGGAACATCGGGATGGAAACAGGTTTGAGCTTTTTGGGATTTGGGCTACCGCCCACCGTTCCGAGTGTAGGCAATTTGTTGCGCTATGCAATTTCCCCAACCGTATTTGAAAACTATGCATGGGTATGGTTACCAGCATCCACACTCATCTTTGCATTGTTGTTGTGCATCATTTATGTCGGACAGGCATTGCGGCGTGCGGCAGATGCTAAACAAATGCAAGGATAA
- the acpP gene encoding acyl carrier protein encodes MADTTTFERVAKMVIERFGVDEAKVTRELTFQNDLGADSLDIVELVMELEDVFAVQISDEDAERIITVGDAVDYIDSQK; translated from the coding sequence TTGGCAGATACAACTACTTTTGAACGAGTAGCCAAGATGGTTATTGAACGATTCGGTGTCGATGAAGCAAAGGTAACAAGAGAGTTGACTTTCCAAAACGACCTCGGGGCGGATTCATTGGATATTGTTGAACTCGTTATGGAACTTGAAGATGTCTTTGCTGTGCAAATTTCCGATGAAGATGCTGAGAGGATAATCACAGTAGGGGACGCAGTGGACTACATCGATTCTCAAAAATAA
- a CDS encoding ATP-binding cassette domain-containing protein, with protein MGLLEIKDLKIHYPLKSGFLSRKKRLAAVDGISLSLEEGKNYGLVGESGSGKSTVGRAIVGLERITAGQIIYDGIDVTSAIGKRKSAHKRNVQMIFQDSTASLNPKKPIGQIISEPLHNFEQFSLLEEKKRVLELLEMVGLPEEALKRYPHEFNSGQRQRIALARAVALRPKFVIADEPVSVLDLSVQAQVLNYMKRIQEQYRLSYLFISHDLGVVQQMCDELAIMYRGRFVEYGNKQDIYHNPQHIYTKRLLSAIPNLDPGNRELHKRLRREVESEYKQSMESYLTKDGRVGDLILLSETHRIAGRPSKGER; from the coding sequence ATGGGACTTTTGGAAATCAAAGATTTGAAGATTCACTACCCGCTCAAGAGCGGTTTTTTATCCAGAAAAAAAAGACTTGCAGCCGTTGATGGCATCAGTCTGTCTCTGGAAGAAGGGAAGAACTACGGCCTGGTGGGCGAGTCGGGATCCGGAAAGTCCACAGTCGGAAGAGCGATCGTCGGATTGGAGCGGATCACTGCCGGCCAAATCATTTATGATGGCATTGACGTAACCAGTGCGATAGGAAAACGGAAATCAGCCCACAAGCGAAATGTACAGATGATTTTTCAGGATTCAACTGCAAGTTTGAATCCAAAAAAACCAATCGGACAGATCATTTCCGAACCTTTGCATAATTTTGAGCAGTTTTCCCTTTTGGAAGAAAAAAAACGGGTCCTGGAACTATTGGAAATGGTGGGATTACCGGAAGAGGCGCTGAAAAGGTATCCTCACGAATTCAACAGCGGTCAAAGGCAACGCATTGCCTTGGCAAGGGCAGTTGCGCTCCGACCAAAATTTGTCATAGCTGATGAACCCGTTTCGGTGTTGGACCTCTCTGTCCAGGCGCAAGTCCTGAATTATATGAAACGCATCCAGGAGCAATACAGACTCAGCTATCTTTTCATTTCTCATGACCTGGGAGTCGTGCAGCAGATGTGCGATGAATTGGCGATCATGTACCGAGGAAGGTTCGTGGAATACGGAAACAAGCAGGACATCTATCACAATCCGCAGCATATATACACGAAAAGGCTCCTTTCCGCAATTCCGAATTTGGATCCGGGCAACCGGGAACTGCACAAGCGGTTGCGTCGGGAAGTAGAATCAGAATACAAACAGAGTATGGAGAGTTATCTGACAAAGGACGGTCGTGTAGGGGATTTGATCCTGCTGTCGGAAACGCATCGGATTGCCGGCAGACCATCGAAAGGAGAGCGATAG
- a CDS encoding ABC transporter ATP-binding protein gives MGLGRPLLEINALHTAFRMQDNYYDAVDDVSFSLEKNEILAIVGESGCGKSTLATTIVGLHNKANTRISGEIIYQNLNLIDLNEALYNRIRGNDIGMVFQDPLSALNPMMTVGEQIDEVLVYHSRMTKEERALRVNELLVQVKLEDPEVTAKRYPHELSGEVCQRVGIAIAIACEPPIIIADEPTTSLDATVQAQILDLLSEVRDETGAGIILITHDLGVVAEIADRVAVMYAGQIVETAGVVDLFRNPKHPYTRSLLRSMPQANEAFESDSGELYVIQGDVPSLQHLPKQGCRFAGRIPWIPVSAHEQAPRMHEVAKGHFVRCTCHESFRFEGESE, from the coding sequence ATGGGACTTGGAAGACCCTTGTTGGAGATAAATGCTTTGCATACTGCATTCCGGATGCAGGATAACTATTATGATGCTGTGGACGATGTTTCCTTCAGTCTGGAAAAAAATGAAATATTGGCCATTGTGGGAGAGTCCGGCTGTGGTAAAAGTACCCTCGCAACAACGATCGTCGGACTCCACAATAAGGCGAACACCCGGATTTCGGGAGAGATCATTTATCAGAACCTGAATCTTATCGATTTGAACGAAGCGCTTTACAACCGTATAAGAGGAAACGACATCGGGATGGTTTTCCAAGACCCCTTATCGGCACTGAACCCGATGATGACTGTAGGCGAGCAGATAGATGAGGTGCTGGTTTATCATTCCAGGATGACAAAAGAGGAACGCGCTTTGCGTGTCAACGAATTGTTGGTTCAAGTCAAGTTGGAGGATCCGGAAGTGACAGCAAAACGCTACCCGCATGAGCTGTCTGGGGAAGTGTGCCAACGGGTCGGCATCGCCATTGCGATAGCTTGTGAACCGCCGATCATCATCGCGGATGAACCGACTACTTCTCTGGATGCCACTGTTCAAGCTCAAATATTGGATTTGTTGAGCGAGGTGAGGGACGAAACGGGTGCCGGAATCATTTTGATCACCCATGATTTAGGTGTCGTAGCCGAGATTGCGGACAGAGTTGCCGTCATGTACGCGGGACAAATTGTCGAAACAGCCGGTGTCGTTGATCTGTTCAGGAATCCGAAGCATCCATATACACGATCTTTGTTGCGTTCGATGCCGCAAGCGAATGAGGCGTTCGAATCGGATTCCGGGGAACTTTATGTGATCCAAGGTGACGTTCCTTCGTTGCAGCATTTGCCAAAACAAGGCTGTCGATTTGCCGGGCGAATTCCGTGGATTCCTGTTTCCGCGCATGAACAGGCACCGAGAATGCATGAGGTTGCCAAAGGTCATTTTGTCAGGTGCACGTGCCATGAGTCTTTCCGTTTTGAAGGGGAGAGTGAATAA